ATCATGATCGCCATTTCCTTTCAGCTTGTTGTGCGTGCCGGCGCCGGGGCCGGCTGGCGCGGGTCCATGGGGCGCGCGCCGACGCCTTGCGTCTGAGCGGCATATTAGCACCTGTTAAAATTCAGCGATCCCTGAAACGCGCGCCGCCCGGCGCGCCGTCGGGCCGGTCCGCGAGGGCCGCCGACATCGACCCTTTCCGACAGCATGCTGCCTGCCCAAAAACACATTCTCGAAACCCTGCTCGCCGACAGCGTGAAGCAGGTCGTCCAGGCCCTGAAAGGCGAGGCCGACGCCGCGTTCGTGGCGCCCGCCATCGCGCTCGAGCGCCCCAAGGCCGCCGCGCACGGCGACGTGGCCTGCAACGTCGCGATGCAGCTGGCCAAGCCGCTCGGCACCAACCCGCGCCAGCTCGCCGAGAAAATCGTCGCGGCCATCACGGCGCAGCCGGCCGCGGCCGGCCTCGTCGAGGCCGCCGAGATCGCGGGCCCCGGCTTCATCAACCTGCGCCTGTCGGCGGCCGCCAAGCAGGCCGTGATCGGCGCGGTGTTCGCCGAGCGCGACGCGTTCGGCCGCTCCGATCGCGACGCCGGCCGCCGCGTGCTGCTCGAGTTCGTCTCGGCCAATCCCACCGGCCCGCTGCACGTCGGCCACGGCCGCCAGGCCGCGCTCGGCGACGTGCTCGCCAACGTGCTGGCGAGCCAGGGCTACGCCGTGCATCGCGAGTTCTACTACAACGACGCCGGCGTGCAGATCGGCAACCTCGCGCTGTCCACCCAGGCGCGCGCGCGCGGCCTCAAGCCCGGCGACGCCGCGTGGCCCGAGGCCGCCTACAACGGCGAGTACATCGCCGACATCGCGCGCGAGTACCTGGCCGGCGCGACGGTGGCCGCGAGCGACGGCGAGCCGGTGACGGGCAAGGGCGATGTGGAGGACCTCGAGGCGATCCGCCGGTTCGCGGTCGCCTATCTGCGGCGCGAGCAGGACATCGACCTGAAGGCGTTCGGCGTCAAGTTCGACCAGTACTACCTCGAGTCGTCGCTGTACGAGGAAGGCCGCGTCGAGCAGACCGTACAGGCGCTGATCGCGGCCGGCATGACCTACGAGCAGGATGGCGCGCTGTGGCTGCGCACCACCGACGAGGGCGACGACAAGGACCGCGTGATGCGCAAGTCCGACGGCACCTACACCTACTTCGTGCCCGACGTCGCCTATCACGTCGCCAAATGGCAGCGCGGCTTCACCAAGGTCATCAACATCCAGGGCTCGGACCATCACGGCACCATCGCGCGCGTGCGCGCCGGCCTGCAGGGCCTGCACATCGGCATCCCGCAGGGCTACCCCGACTACGTGCTGCACAAGATGGTCACCGTCATGCGCGACGGCCAGGAGGTGAAGCTCTCGAAGCGCGCCGGCAGCTACGTGACGGTGCGCGACCTGATCGAATGGTCGGGCGGCGCCACGCCCGATTCGGAAGTCTCGCCCGACCAGCTCGACGAGGCCATCATCACGCGCGGGCGCGATGCCGTGCGTTTCTTCCTGATTTCACGCAAGGCCGACACGGAATTCGTGTTCGATATCGATCTGGCGCTGAAGCAGAACGACGAGAATCCGGTCTACTACGTCCAGTACGCGCATGCCCGCATCTGCTCGGTGATGAACGAGTGGAAGTCGCGCCACGGCGCCGACGAGGCGATGCTGGCCGGCGCCGATCTTTCGCCGCTCGACAGCCGCGCGGCGATGGCGCTGCTGCAGAAGCTGGCCGAGTACCCGGACATGCTGACGCACGCGGCCGGCGAACTCGCGCCGCACGCGGTCGCGTTCTACCTGCGCGAACTCGCGGGCGAGTTTCACTCGTTCTACAATGCGGAGCGCGTTCTCGTCGACGACGAGGCGCAGCGCACCGCGCGCATCGCGCTGCTGGCCGCGACGCGCCAGGTCCTCGCGAACGGCCTCGCGGTGCTCGGCGTGTCGTCGCCGAGCAAGATGTAAGCCGCCGGGCCGGGCATCCGACGGCCGCGCCCCATGCGCGGCCGCGCCACGTTTCCCGTTTCACGACTCTTTTAGCAGGTGACTCAAGCAATGGCACAACCGCGCCGCACGTCGAAACCCTCGAAACAAGCCGGAGGAACCTTTCTTGGCATCGTGCTGGGCCTGATCGTCGGCCTCGCGATCGCCGTGGTGGTCGCGCTGTACATCACGCGCGCGCCGTCGCCGTTCGTCTCGAAGGTCGCCCCGCCCGCCGACAACGCCAACGGCGCGAGCCAGCCGCAGCAGTTCGATCCGAACCGCGCGCTGCAGGGCAAGACGCCGGGCCAGCCGGTGCCGCCGCAGGCCGCCCAGCCGGCCCCGCCGAACACCGCGCCGGGCCAGGCCGCGAACCAGACGCAGCCGCCGCTGCTGCCCGAGCCGCAGATCGTCGAGGTGCCGGGCGCGAACCCGGCCGACAGCAACGGCGTGGCCGTCGCGCCGAAGCCGGCCGACAACGCGCCGCCGGCGAAGAAGCCGCAGGCCGCCGCCGACAACGCCACCTCGCAGCCGAAGGCCGCGCAGCAGCCGCCGAAGGCCGGCTCGACCGCCACCGCCGCGAACCCGCCCGCCAAGTCCGGCTCGGGCGCTACCGCCGCCGACGCGAACAGCGGCTACTTCCTGCAGGTCGGCGCCTACAACACCGAGGGCGACGCCGAGCAGCAGCGCGCGCGGCTCGGCTTCCAGGGCTTCGAGTCGAAGGTGTCGAAGCGCGACCTGAACGGCGTCACCTACTATCGCGTGCGGATCGGACCGTTCAACAAGTTCGAGGACATGAACTCCGCGCGCCAGCGGCTGTCCGATGCCGGTGTCGATACCGCGGTGATCCGCTTCACGAAGCAATGAGAACCGGCCGGCCGTGACCGGCTCCTGCAACCGTTCGAAAAACCAACATGAAAAAACTGCTCAGCACGCTGTTCCTCTCCATCGGCCTCGTCGCGGGCGCGGCCCACGCGTCGCCGTCGGCCCCCGTGGCCGGCAAGGAATACGAGGTGATGAAGGCGCCGCAGCCGGTGTCGGCGCCGGCCGGCAAGGTCGAGGTCATCGAGTTCTTCTGGTACGGCTGCCCGCACTGCTACGAGTTCGAGCCGACGCTCGAGGCATGGGTCAAGAAGCAGGGCGACAACATCGTGTTCAAGCGCGTGCCGGTGGCGTTCCGCGACGACTTCCTGCCGCATTCGTCGATGTACTACGCGCTGAACGCGCTCGGCGTGGCCGAGAAGGACACGCCGGCCGTGTTCAACGCGATCCACAAGGAAAAGAACTACCTGCTGACGCCGCAGGCACAGGCCGACTTCCTCGCCACGCAGGGCATCGACAAGCAGAAGTACCTCGCCACCTACAACTCGTTCAGCGTGCAGGGCCAGGTGAAGCAGGCCGGCGAACTGCTCAAGAGCTACAACATCGACGGCGTGCCGACCGTGGTGGTCCAGGGCAAGTACAAGACCGGCCCGTCCTACACGAACAGCGTCGAGAACACGCCGGCCGTGCTCGACTACCTGGTCAAGCAGGTCAAGGACAAGAAGCTCTGATCCCCCGCTCCCGCTCGCGGACGCCGGCATGACCGCTCCCCTCAAGGTCTTCATCACCGGCGCCTCGAGCGGCCTCGGGCTCGCGCTGGCCGAGGCCTACGCCCGGCAGGGCGCGACACTCGGGCTGGTCGCGCGCCGCCCCGAGCCGCTCGCCGCGTTCGCGCGGCAACATCCCTCCCTCACCGTCTCGATCCATCCCGCCGACGTGCGCGACGCGGCCGCGCTGCAGCGCGCCGCCGACGCGTTCGTGGCTGCGCACGGCTGGCCCGACGTGGTGATCGCGAACGCCGGCGTGAGCCGCGGCGCGATCACCGGCGAGGGCGACCTCGACGCGTTCCGCGAGATCATGGAAGCCAACTGGTTCGGCATGGTCGCCACCTTCGAGCCGTTCGTGGCCGCGATGCGCGCCGCGCGGCACGGCACGCTGGTCGGCGTGGCGAGCGTGGCCGGGGTGCGCGGGCTGCCCGGCTCGGGCGCCTACAGCGCCTCGAAATCGGCCGCGCTCAAGTACCTGGAAGCGCTGCGCGTCGAGTTGCGGCCGGCCGGCGTCGGCGTGGTCACGATCGCGCCCGGCTACATCCGCACGCCGATGACCGAGCACAACCCGTATCCGATGCCGTTCCTGATGGACGCCGACCGCTTCGCCGAACGCGCCGTGCGCGCGATCGCGGCGCAGGACGCGTTTCGCGTGATCCCGTGGCAGATGGGGATCGTCGCGAAGCTGCTGCACGTCGCGCCGCGCTGGCTCTACGACCGCGTGTTCGAGAAGGCGCCGCGCAAGCCGCGCGCGCCCGGCACGAAGCCCGACTGAGTAACCGTGTCTCGAGTCAAGCGAGATGAAGCGAATCGTCCCAGGGGGTGTTGGATTTGACCATGGCATTGAGCATGGTCAGGAGCTTGCGCATGCAGGCAACCAGCGCGACCTTGGGCAGTTTGCCGGCTGCTTTGAGACGTTGATGGAAGGCCTTGATAGCCGGGTTGTGGCGGGTTGCAGTGAGCGTCGCCATGTACAGCACGCGGCGAATTTCAAAGCGCCCGCCCTGCACACGTCGTCGTCCTTGGCGCGAGCCCGAATCGCAAGCGACAGGGGCAACGCCCACGAGTGCCGCAATCTGGCGACGATTGAGCTTGCCCAGTTCCGGCAGTTGAGCAATCAGGCAGGCACTGGATACCGGGCCGATGCCGCGAGTCGATTGCAGCAATCGGTCGAGTTCAGCAAAGTGTTCGCGAACGTGGCCGACCATTTGAGCATCGATGTCGTCGAGCTGGGCCTGAATGGCGGCGATGATGGCCTGCAAACTGGGATGCAAACGCTCGGGCGTGATTTGCAGCCGCTGCCGCTCGGATAAGAGCATGGTGATCAACTGGCGCCTGCGCGTCAGCAGAGCAGCAAGCCACTGCTGGCGCTCGTCGGAGACGGGGCGCAGCAAGCGGGACAGATCTTCACGACGCACCAGCACCGAGGCCATTTCGGCGAGCATGCGGGCGTCGATGGAATCGGTCTTGGCGAGCTTGCCCATGGCACGCGCGAAGTCACGAGCCTGGCGGGGATTGACGACGGCCACCGGCAAGCCAGCACCTTGCAGAGCGCAGGCCAATTCGGCTTCATAGCCACCGGTCGCTTCCATGACGACCAGATCGATGCCCAATGGCTGTAATGCCGTGGCCAGCGCCGTATGGCCGTCGGCGTCATTGTTGAAGCGTTGAGCGTCCAGACGGGCGCCCAGCAAGGCGACATCGACGTGGGCTTTGGCCACATCGATGCCAACCGTGACGAAGGAAGGAGCAGACATGATCTTCGGATCCCATGCTTGTACATGCGCACTCGGCGGTGCCGGGGCGCGTAACCGTTCGGGTTTCGGGAAGACCAGCACGGCGACCGTGCGCTCTTTACTCAGTCACGGGCTCGAACGCCCAAGCGGCGGACAAACTGCACGGTCTTGTCTGGCTACCGTCAGACTTTACCGTACTGGTCTGGTTTAAACATACAAGCGGCACCGCGCGCCGCCTTCGCACCGATCCCGCCGCCCCCGCGCTCGGCTTCTCCGCGCCGGCGCCGCCCCCGCCGTGATCGCCGCCGGCGCGCGCACGCGCATTCACGCCGCGCGTTTTTTGACGGTATGCTAGTCGACCGGTGCCGGGCGAAACCCGCCGCCGCACCTCGACAACCGCCCTGCCCACCCGGGAGATCCCATGCGTTTCACGATGCTCGCCGCCGCCGCGCTCGTCGCCGCCGCCCCTCTCATCGCCACCGCGAAGCCGCTGACGGTGTGTACCGAAGCGAGCCCGGACGGCTTCGACGTCGTGCAGTACAACTCGCTCGTCACCACCAACGCGTCCGCCGACGTGATCTTCAACACGCTCGTGTCCTACGACGAGGCGACGAAGAAGGTGGTGCCGGCGCTGGCCGACAAGTGGGACGTCAGCGCCGACGGGCGCACCGTCACGTTCCATCTCCGGCCGAACGTCGCGTTCCAGAGCACCGACTACTTCAAGCCGACGCGCGCGCTCGACGCCGACGACGTGGTGTTCAGCTTCGCGCGCATGCTCGACAGCGACAACCCGTGGCACAAGGTGGCCGGCCCGAGCGGCTTCCCGCACGCGCAGTCGATGGGGCTCGTCAAGCTCGTCAAGTCGGTCACCAAGGTCGACCCGCAGACGGTGAAGTTCGAGTTGAACGAGCCGAACGCGACCTTCGTGCCGATCCTGACGATGGGCTTCGCGTCGATCTACTCGGCCGAATACGCGGACCAGCTGCTGAAGGCCGGCAAGCAGGCCGACCTCAACGCGAAGCCGATCGGCACCGGCCCGTTCGTGCTGAAGAGCTACACCAAGGACGCGCTGATCCGCTACGACGCGAACCCGACCTACTGGGGCACCAGGCCGAAGGTGGACCGGCTGATCTACGCGATCACGCCCGACGCATCGGTGCGCGCGCAGAAGGTGAAGGCCGGCGAATGCCAGATCGCGCTGTCGCCGAAGCCGCAGGACGTGGCCGCCGCGAAGGCCGACAAGGCATTGAAGGTGGTGGAAACGCCGGCCTTCATGACCGCGTTCGTCGCGCTGAACACCGAGCACAAGCCGCTCGACAATCCGAAGGTGCGCGAGGCGCTCAACCTCGCGTTCGATCGCGCGACCTACCTGAAGGTGGTGTTCGACGACACCGCGACGCCGGCCACCAATCCGTATCCGCCCAACACCTGGAGCTATGCGAAGTCGGTGTCGCCGTATCCGCATGATCCGGCCAGGGCAAAACAGCTGCTGGCCGCGGCCGGCTTCCCGAACGGCTTCTCGACCACCATCTGGGTGCGCCCGACCGGCAGCGTGCTGAATCCGAACCCGAAGGCCGGCGCCGAGCTGCTGCAGGCCGACTTCGCGAAGATCGGCGTGAAGGCCGAGGTGAAGGTAATCGAATGGGGCGAGCTGATCAAGCAGGCCAAGCTCGGCCAGCACGACATGCTGTTCATGGGCTGGGCCGGCGACAACGGCGATCCGGACAACTACCTGACGCCGCTGTTCAGCTGCAACGCCGTGAAGTCGGGCATCAACTTCGCGCGTTTCTGCGACGCGCAGCTCGACAAGCTGATCGCCGACGGCAAGGAAACCGCCGACCAGGCCAGGCGCGCCAAGGCCTATGAGGCCGCGCAGAAGATCATCCACGACCAGGCGCTGTGGATTCCGCTCGGCTATCCGACCGCGTCGGCCATCACGCGGCCGAACGTGAGCGGGTATCACGTCAGCCCGTTCGGCCGTCAGAACTTCGCCGAGGTGTCGGTGCAGTAACGGCCGCGGCGCGCGCCTGCCGGTGCCTGCCGGCGGGCGGCCGCGCTCTGGCGCGGGCTTTTCGCCGGCGGCTCGCGCCCGTCGTTCCCGCGCCGCCTTCCAGCCCGGCGGCCACGGCATCGCGCCGCTACGCCGGGCGCTCCGCTCCGGGCGTCCGCCAGGCCTTACTCACGGCACGGCCGCGCTCGCGCACCGAAGCCGACATCATCGCCGGACGCCTGCCCGGCCCGCCGTCAGCCCGCGCTCACGGCATCCTTGGCCGGCCGGAACCGGAACACGCCATCCGCGCCCGCCTCGCGCACCAGTTCACCCGCCAGCCACAGCAGATGCAGATGCGCGATCGCCTCGCCGAGCGCGAACGTCAGCTGATGCACGTCCAGCTCGCGGCGGCGGAACATCACCGGCACCACGTCGGCGGCGCTCGTCGGCCGCTCGGCGCACAGCGCGCGGACCTCGTCGAGGCGCGCGACATGATGCTCGCGCAGCTGCGCGACGCGCGTGCGCACGCCGCGAAACGGCTTGCCGTGCGACGGCAGCACCAGCGTGTCGGGCGCCATCGGCTCGTAGCGCGCGAGCGAATCGAGGTAGAGCTGGAGCGGGTTGCCTTCCGGTTCGAGATCGAACACCGAGACGTTGGTCGAGATGCGCGGCAGCACCATGTCGCCCGAGATCAGCAGCCGCTCGTCGGCGCAGTGCAGCGCGCAGTGCTCGGGCGAATGGCCGAAGCCCGTCACCACCTGCCAGCGGCGCGTGCCGATCGCGAGCGTGTCGCCCTCGCGCAGCCGGCGGTAGCGCGGCGGCACGGCAGGGACCAGGTCCGCGTAGTAGTGGGTGCGGTTGCGCAGCTTGTCGAGCTTCGCCTCGTCGGCCAGGCCGTGCCGCGCGAAATGCTCGGCCGCCGCCTGCCCGCCCGCGTTCGAGCCGTTGCCCGAGGCCATCACGTTGCCGAACAGGTATTCGCCGAGCGTCATCCAGAGCCGCACCTGCCAGCGCGCGCGCGCGCCGCCCTCGCAGATCCAGTTCGCGAGCCCGAAGTGGTCGGGATGGCAGTGCGTGACGATCACGCGCAGCACCGGCAGGCCGTCCAGGTGCGTGTCGAAGATGTGTTCCCAATGGCGGCGGATCTCGTCCGAGGCGATCCCGCAGTCCACCACGGTCCAGCCCGCCTGCCCGTCGAGTTCGTCGCGCAGCAGCCAGAGATTGATGTGGTCGAGCGAGAACGGCAGCGGCATGCGCAGCCACCGCACGCCGGGCGCCACCTCCAGGAACTCGCCCGGCTCGGGCAGGGTATCGGCGAACGGATAGTCGAGTTGGTGTTCCAGTGCGTTCATGTCGTCTCGTGTCTCGTGTCGTGCGCCGGCGGGGACGGCGTGGGGATCGTCGCCCGATTCTAGCGCGTGCGGCGCGCGGCCGTTCCGGGGCCGCGCGCGGCTTCGGCGGCTTCGGCGGCTTTGGCGGCTTTGGCGGCTTTGGCGGCTTCGGCGGCTTCGGCGGCTTTGGCGGCTTCGGCGGCGCGGCGGCTCCGGCCGCGTCGGGCGCCTCTCGACGCCCCGACCGCCAGCCCGCTCCCCCGCAAAAAAAGTTTGCCGCGTGATCGCCCGCGAATCGCGCCGCTTGCCGGCAATTGCGCGATTCGTCGGCCAACCTCGGCGATTCGCCCGCCCGCGCGCCGCGCCGTCCGGCGCCGGAGCGGCGGCAACTTCCGGGGGTGGCGGTAAAATGGCGGTTCGCCCCAGCCACAAGCCCGGACGGACCATGCCCCGCTTTCCCAAGCTGCTACCCTCGCAGACCGGTTTCGACGTCGCCCGGACGATGCCCGACGGGTTCGATCGCCATTGCCGGATCTTTTGCGACGGGGCCATCGAGGCAGCGGCACGGTTCGAGGCGGCCGACCGGCAGACGATCGACGCCGAGTCCGGCCCGTTCAGCGAGGCGTTCAACTTGCAGCCCCCGTGCCGGCACGACGCACGGGAATACGGCAACGCGATTCGCGAGCGAACCTCGGGATTCGATCGGCCCGCGCGACGTCCTCCCTGCCGCCCGCGGGCCGTTCCTGCCCGGCGATCCGCGCGCGCGCAGTGCTTGTCGCCCCGGCATCCGGACTGCTTCGGGCCGGCGCTCCGGCAGGACCGCCAGGGCCGGCCGCGGCGCGGCGAGCTGCCCGACTTTTTCCCTTACGATGCGTCGCCGCGGTTTCGCGCGCGCCGTCCCGAGCGCTTCGCCCGACCCGGCGCGGCCTGAGCCCGGCGACGCCTCCCACCCTGCCACGGACCCTCGCGATGACCACCAACGCCCACCCGCTCTCCGACCTGTTCGAGAACAACGAGACCTGGGTCAACCGCAAGCTCGCCGAAGATCCGCATTTCTTCGAACGCCTGAAGGACCAGCAGGCGCCGGAATACCTGTGGATCGGCTGCTCCGATTCGCGCGTGCCGGCCAACCAGATCGTCGGGCTGCAGCCCGGCGAGGTGTTCGTCCATCGCAACATCGCCAACGTGGTGGTCCACAGCGACTTGAACTGCCTGTCGGTGGTGCAGTTCGCCGTCGACATCCTGAAGGTCAAGCACATCATGGTGGTAGGCCATTACGGCTGCTCGGGCGTGAACGCGGCGCTGAACAACCGCCGCGTCGGGCTCGCCGACAACTGGCTGCACCACGTGCAGGACGTGCGCGACAAACACGCGGCGCTGCTCGACGAGTGGCCGCTCGGCGAGGCGCGCTATCGCCGCCTGATCGAGCTGAACGCGATCGAGCAGGTGGTCAACCTGTGTCGCACGACGATCGTCGGCGACGCCTGGGCGCGCGGCCAGGCGCTGTCGGTACACGGCCTCGTGTACGGCGTACACGACGGCAGGATGCGCAACCTCGGCATGACGGTCTCGTCGCCCGAGGCGCTGGAACCCGTTCATCGCCGCTGCGTCGACGCTTTGTCGGCGGGGCGCGCACTGTCGGCGGACAACGATATGGTCGCGGCCGATGCGGCGAAGCTCGCCGACGTCGCCGAACAGGTCGCGAATACTCTGAAGGAGACGAAACATGACAACTGCTGAACGTGATCCGGTCGTAATCGCCGCGGCGGCACGCACGCCGATCGCGAGTTTCCAGGGCGGCTTCGCGCCGCTCACCGCGCCGCAGCTCGGCACCGCCGCGATCGCCGCGGCGCTCGAACGCGCGGGCCTCGCGCCCGAGCAGGTCGAGGAGGTGGTGATGGGCTGCGTGCTGCCCGCCGGGCTGGGCCAGGCGCCCGCGCGCCAGGCCGCGCTCGGCGCGAAGCTGCCGCTCGCCACCGGCTGCACCACCGTCAACAAGATGTGCGGCTCGGGCATGCGCGCGGCGATGTTCGCGCACGACATGCTGCTGGCGGGCTCGGCCTCGGTGATCGTGGCGGGCGGCATGGAGAGCATGACCAACGCGCCGTACCTGCTGCCGAAGGCGCGCGGCGGGATGCGCATGGGCCATGGCGAGGTGCTCGACCACATGTATTTCGACGGGCTCGAGGACGCCTACGAGCGCGGCCGCCTGATGGGCACCTTCGCCGAGGAATGCGCGGCCGAGTACGGCTTCACGCGCGAGGCGCAGGACGCCTACGCGATCGAGTCGCTGGCGCGCGCCAAACGCGCCAACGAGGACGATTCGTTCGCGTGGGAAATGGTGCCGGTCACCGTGACGACCCGCAAGGGCGAGACCGTGGTGACGCGCGACGAGCAGCCGTTCAGCGCGAAGCCCGAGAAGATCCCCACGCTGAAGCCGGCGTTCGGCCCGAACGGCACCGTGACGGCCGCCAAT
The genomic region above belongs to Burkholderia plantarii and contains:
- the argS gene encoding arginine--tRNA ligase, which produces MLPAQKHILETLLADSVKQVVQALKGEADAAFVAPAIALERPKAAAHGDVACNVAMQLAKPLGTNPRQLAEKIVAAITAQPAAAGLVEAAEIAGPGFINLRLSAAAKQAVIGAVFAERDAFGRSDRDAGRRVLLEFVSANPTGPLHVGHGRQAALGDVLANVLASQGYAVHREFYYNDAGVQIGNLALSTQARARGLKPGDAAWPEAAYNGEYIADIAREYLAGATVAASDGEPVTGKGDVEDLEAIRRFAVAYLRREQDIDLKAFGVKFDQYYLESSLYEEGRVEQTVQALIAAGMTYEQDGALWLRTTDEGDDKDRVMRKSDGTYTYFVPDVAYHVAKWQRGFTKVINIQGSDHHGTIARVRAGLQGLHIGIPQGYPDYVLHKMVTVMRDGQEVKLSKRAGSYVTVRDLIEWSGGATPDSEVSPDQLDEAIITRGRDAVRFFLISRKADTEFVFDIDLALKQNDENPVYYVQYAHARICSVMNEWKSRHGADEAMLAGADLSPLDSRAAMALLQKLAEYPDMLTHAAGELAPHAVAFYLRELAGEFHSFYNAERVLVDDEAQRTARIALLAATRQVLANGLAVLGVSSPSKM
- a CDS encoding SPOR domain-containing protein: MAQPRRTSKPSKQAGGTFLGIVLGLIVGLAIAVVVALYITRAPSPFVSKVAPPADNANGASQPQQFDPNRALQGKTPGQPVPPQAAQPAPPNTAPGQAANQTQPPLLPEPQIVEVPGANPADSNGVAVAPKPADNAPPAKKPQAAADNATSQPKAAQQPPKAGSTATAANPPAKSGSGATAADANSGYFLQVGAYNTEGDAEQQRARLGFQGFESKVSKRDLNGVTYYRVRIGPFNKFEDMNSARQRLSDAGVDTAVIRFTKQ
- a CDS encoding thiol:disulfide interchange protein DsbA/DsbL, whose amino-acid sequence is MKKLLSTLFLSIGLVAGAAHASPSAPVAGKEYEVMKAPQPVSAPAGKVEVIEFFWYGCPHCYEFEPTLEAWVKKQGDNIVFKRVPVAFRDDFLPHSSMYYALNALGVAEKDTPAVFNAIHKEKNYLLTPQAQADFLATQGIDKQKYLATYNSFSVQGQVKQAGELLKSYNIDGVPTVVVQGKYKTGPSYTNSVENTPAVLDYLVKQVKDKKL
- a CDS encoding SDR family oxidoreductase, with amino-acid sequence MTAPLKVFITGASSGLGLALAEAYARQGATLGLVARRPEPLAAFARQHPSLTVSIHPADVRDAAALQRAADAFVAAHGWPDVVIANAGVSRGAITGEGDLDAFREIMEANWFGMVATFEPFVAAMRAARHGTLVGVASVAGVRGLPGSGAYSASKSAALKYLEALRVELRPAGVGVVTIAPGYIRTPMTEHNPYPMPFLMDADRFAERAVRAIAAQDAFRVIPWQMGIVAKLLHVAPRWLYDRVFEKAPRKPRAPGTKPD
- a CDS encoding IS110 family transposase, whose protein sequence is MSAPSFVTVGIDVAKAHVDVALLGARLDAQRFNNDADGHTALATALQPLGIDLVVMEATGGYEAELACALQGAGLPVAVVNPRQARDFARAMGKLAKTDSIDARMLAEMASVLVRREDLSRLLRPVSDERQQWLAALLTRRRQLITMLLSERQRLQITPERLHPSLQAIIAAIQAQLDDIDAQMVGHVREHFAELDRLLQSTRGIGPVSSACLIAQLPELGKLNRRQIAALVGVAPVACDSGSRQGRRRVQGGRFEIRRVLYMATLTATRHNPAIKAFHQRLKAAGKLPKVALVACMRKLLTMLNAMVKSNTPWDDSLHLA
- a CDS encoding ABC transporter substrate-binding protein, with the protein product MRFTMLAAAALVAAAPLIATAKPLTVCTEASPDGFDVVQYNSLVTTNASADVIFNTLVSYDEATKKVVPALADKWDVSADGRTVTFHLRPNVAFQSTDYFKPTRALDADDVVFSFARMLDSDNPWHKVAGPSGFPHAQSMGLVKLVKSVTKVDPQTVKFELNEPNATFVPILTMGFASIYSAEYADQLLKAGKQADLNAKPIGTGPFVLKSYTKDALIRYDANPTYWGTRPKVDRLIYAITPDASVRAQKVKAGECQIALSPKPQDVAAAKADKALKVVETPAFMTAFVALNTEHKPLDNPKVREALNLAFDRATYLKVVFDDTATPATNPYPPNTWSYAKSVSPYPHDPARAKQLLAAAGFPNGFSTTIWVRPTGSVLNPNPKAGAELLQADFAKIGVKAEVKVIEWGELIKQAKLGQHDMLFMGWAGDNGDPDNYLTPLFSCNAVKSGINFARFCDAQLDKLIADGKETADQARRAKAYEAAQKIIHDQALWIPLGYPTASAITRPNVSGYHVSPFGRQNFAEVSVQ
- a CDS encoding MBL fold metallo-hydrolase gives rise to the protein MNALEHQLDYPFADTLPEPGEFLEVAPGVRWLRMPLPFSLDHINLWLLRDELDGQAGWTVVDCGIASDEIRRHWEHIFDTHLDGLPVLRVIVTHCHPDHFGLANWICEGGARARWQVRLWMTLGEYLFGNVMASGNGSNAGGQAAAEHFARHGLADEAKLDKLRNRTHYYADLVPAVPPRYRRLREGDTLAIGTRRWQVVTGFGHSPEHCALHCADERLLISGDMVLPRISTNVSVFDLEPEGNPLQLYLDSLARYEPMAPDTLVLPSHGKPFRGVRTRVAQLREHHVARLDEVRALCAERPTSAADVVPVMFRRRELDVHQLTFALGEAIAHLHLLWLAGELVREAGADGVFRFRPAKDAVSAG
- the can gene encoding carbonate dehydratase translates to MTTNAHPLSDLFENNETWVNRKLAEDPHFFERLKDQQAPEYLWIGCSDSRVPANQIVGLQPGEVFVHRNIANVVVHSDLNCLSVVQFAVDILKVKHIMVVGHYGCSGVNAALNNRRVGLADNWLHHVQDVRDKHAALLDEWPLGEARYRRLIELNAIEQVVNLCRTTIVGDAWARGQALSVHGLVYGVHDGRMRNLGMTVSSPEALEPVHRRCVDALSAGRALSADNDMVAADAAKLADVAEQVANTLKETKHDNC
- a CDS encoding acetyl-CoA C-acetyltransferase, with the translated sequence MTTAERDPVVIAAAARTPIASFQGGFAPLTAPQLGTAAIAAALERAGLAPEQVEEVVMGCVLPAGLGQAPARQAALGAKLPLATGCTTVNKMCGSGMRAAMFAHDMLLAGSASVIVAGGMESMTNAPYLLPKARGGMRMGHGEVLDHMYFDGLEDAYERGRLMGTFAEECAAEYGFTREAQDAYAIESLARAKRANEDDSFAWEMVPVTVTTRKGETVVTRDEQPFSAKPEKIPTLKPAFGPNGTVTAANASSISDGAAALVMMRASTAERLGATPLARVVAHSTFAQAPSRFTTAPVGALRRLFERTGWRPSDIDLFEINEAFAVVAMATMKEHGLAHERVNVNGGACALGHPIGASGARIVATLIGALRARGGKRGVASLCIGGGEATAMAVELI